The genomic window CGAGGGCGCAGGCGACCGGCTTGCCGACGGGGGCGGTGATCTGGAAACTCGCCGTGACGGACTTGTCGTCGGTGACGGTGAAGCCGGTGTCGGTGGCCGTGACCGAGGCGGCACTGCTGGCGAACGTCGTGTAGCCGAGATACCCGATGGCTCCGAGCGCGAGCACCGCGACGATCGACCAGCCGACGATGCGCCGTCGGGGCGACCGCGTGCGCCCGTAACGGTCGTCGAGCAGGGCTTGCGTCGTCATGGTCTCCCCGGGCTTTAGGCTGGAGTACCAGGCTACGCGCTTCCGCCCGGACCGAAGGACTCCATGCACTCCGTGATCGTCGCTCTCGCGACCACACCCTCCCCGGTCGTCACCCCCGACGAGTCGATCGTGACGCCCGGGCCGCTCGGCTTCGCCGCGATCGCCTTCATCGGCGTCGCGGTCTTCCTGCTCGTGTGGGACATGCTGCGTCGCATCCGCCGTGGTCGGTACCGCGAAGAAGTGAATGCGGAGCTGGATGCCGAGGAGCAGGCGCGCGCCGCCCAGGCCGCGAGCGAGACCGACGACGAAGACATCGACCCGGCGGCTCCCCGCCGCTGAGCGGACGCCGGAGACCTCGGCGCCGCTTGCGTCGTGTGAGTCGCCAATTTTTGTCGCCTTAGACCCTACGGAAGCGACAGATCGTGGCGACTCACGCGAGAGCTTCGGCGGGATCAGCCGCCGTGATACGCGGGGGCGAGCGAGATCAGCAGGCACGCCGTCCAGTGGCAGAGGAACGCCAGGACGGTGCACACGTGGAAGATCTCGTGGAACCCGAAGTGCCCCGGCCACGGGTTGGGCTTCTTGAGCGCGTAGACGATCGCGCCGGCCGTGTAGAGCAGTCCGCCGACGACGACCAGCACCATCATCGCGACGTTCGCCGCGAGCAGGTCGCCCAGGTACATCACGGCGGCCCAGCCGAGCGCGAGGTACAGCGCGACGTAGAGCCAGCGCGGAGCGTTGATCCAGAAGACCCGGAACAGGATGCCGAGGATCGCCCCACCCCACACGATCGACAGCAGCAGCGTGGTCTTGGGGGTCGGCAGGGCCAGGACGGCCAGGGGCGTGTACGTGCCGGCGATCAGCAGGAAGATGTTGGCGTGGTCGATGCGCTTGAGCACGGCCAGCGTCTTCGGCTTCCAGCGGAAGCGGTGGTAGAGCGCGGAGTTGCCGAACAGCAGCATCGACGTCGCCATGAACACCGCCGCCGCCCACTTGGCGGGCGTGCCCTGGGCGAGGGCGATCAGGACGATGCCGGCGACGATCGCGACGGGGAACGTGCCCGCGTGGATCCAGCCGCGCCAGGTGGGCTTGAGATCGGCCTGCGCGCCCAGAGCGCCCGCCTCCAAGAGGGGGAGCTGGGGCATGTCGGGGCCGTCTGCGGGGGTTGAGCTCGTCACGCTTCGACCCTACGTCGGCACCCATGCTCCGGGTGGTACATGGGCGATCCGCTCACCGTTCCCCCAGGAAGCCTCACCCGTTTCAGACCCGTGACGCCGCCCGT from Microbacterium testaceum includes these protein-coding regions:
- a CDS encoding DUF4307 domain-containing protein, which gives rise to MTTQALLDDRYGRTRSPRRRIVGWSIVAVLALGAIGYLGYTTFASSAASVTATDTGFTVTDDKSVTASFQITAPVGKPVACALEARDEDHGTVGWRVVQYPASDDASRAFSETIPTLSLATTGFVNACWVP
- the trhA gene encoding PAQR family membrane homeostasis protein TrhA; amino-acid sequence: MPQLPLLEAGALGAQADLKPTWRGWIHAGTFPVAIVAGIVLIALAQGTPAKWAAAVFMATSMLLFGNSALYHRFRWKPKTLAVLKRIDHANIFLLIAGTYTPLAVLALPTPKTTLLLSIVWGGAILGILFRVFWINAPRWLYVALYLALGWAAVMYLGDLLAANVAMMVLVVVGGLLYTAGAIVYALKKPNPWPGHFGFHEIFHVCTVLAFLCHWTACLLISLAPAYHGG